GTCGTACTCGCCGATTTCCTTGACGGTCTTGGGCATCTCCAGCTTGCGCTTGTCGATGTCAAAGCCCAGGGTGTCCAGGGCGCCCGCCACGTCGGCGTGGGTCACGGCGCCGTAGATCTTGCCTTCGCCGGCGCGGACGCTGAGTTCCACGGCCACACCGTTCAGGCGGCTGGCGAGGTCCTCGGCAGTGGCCTTTTCCTGCGCCTGGATCTTCTGGCGCGAACGGATGCGGGCTTCGAG
The sequence above is drawn from the Deinococcus aerophilus genome and encodes:
- the rplI gene encoding 50S ribosomal protein L9 yields the protein MQVILLEPGKLGKTGDIVEVKNGYARNWLIPQGVATPATATNMKSLEARIRSRQKIQAQEKATAEDLASRLNGVAVELSVRAGEGKIYGAVTHADVAGALDTLGFDIDKRKLEMPKTVKEIGEYDIAYRAHPEVTIPMKLVVHAQK